In a genomic window of Virgibacillus sp. SK37:
- the asnB gene encoding asparagine synthase (glutamine-hydrolyzing) has translation MCGFVGVLLSEEKTFNEEHLTNIKASNNLIKHRGPDEEGYFHDSHIGLAFRRLQIIDLNAGSQPFYFGENRYTLVFNGEIYNHLELREDLEMEGYLFNTRSDTEVVAKLFQSIGVKAFSKLRGMFSIIIWDSEERTLYGARDHFGIKPLYYCESDCEFTFASERKCITYLNQLNVLDTVAIQHYLSFQYVPNPLTLTEGVCTLEPGNYFIKEWREPLETYSYFKPVFNPVLSSEKQVIHQIKDVLSESVHKHMQSDVPLGAFLSGGIDSTFIVALAKELNPKIKTFSVGFARDGYSEIDVAKETAAKLNVENISSLITPQEFINALPKIMWHMDDPLADPASIPLYFLAQKAKEDVTVVLSGEGADELFGGYEIYREAESLKYFKYLPSALSKKIYQLSCILPEGMKGKSFLQRGTTPLRHRYIGNAKIFEEHEKSQLFRQYNSNHSYRTWTEPLYEQVKESHPTQQMQFIDMHTWLIGDILLKADKMSMAHALEVRVPFLDKEVFQLASKIPVEQKIAEGTTKSILRKAAKGIVPEHVINRKKLGFPVPIRHWLRDELYEWAKNLIRESQTEHIFDKNVIFSLLEDHAQKKGDYSRKLWTVLSFMVWHGVYMEQSEPSSVRLLEHQII, from the coding sequence ATGTGTGGATTTGTTGGTGTGCTACTTTCAGAAGAAAAGACTTTTAATGAGGAACATCTCACTAATATTAAAGCAAGTAATAATTTAATAAAGCACCGGGGACCGGATGAAGAAGGGTATTTTCATGATTCTCATATAGGTTTAGCCTTTCGGCGCTTGCAAATTATAGATTTGAACGCTGGTTCCCAACCTTTTTACTTTGGGGAGAATCGCTATACGCTTGTGTTCAATGGAGAAATATATAATCATTTGGAGTTGCGGGAAGATTTAGAGATGGAGGGATATTTATTTAATACAAGATCTGATACAGAAGTTGTAGCAAAGTTATTTCAGAGTATTGGAGTTAAAGCCTTTTCTAAGCTTCGCGGCATGTTCTCAATAATAATATGGGATTCAGAGGAAAGGACGCTGTATGGAGCGCGGGACCATTTTGGTATTAAACCACTATATTACTGTGAAAGTGACTGTGAGTTTACGTTTGCTTCGGAAAGAAAATGTATTACCTACTTAAATCAGCTGAATGTTCTAGATACCGTTGCTATTCAGCATTACCTTTCTTTTCAGTATGTACCTAACCCACTCACATTAACAGAAGGGGTATGTACCTTAGAGCCAGGGAACTATTTTATTAAAGAGTGGAGAGAACCGTTAGAAACATATTCTTATTTCAAGCCTGTATTCAATCCGGTTTTGAGCAGTGAAAAACAAGTCATTCACCAGATTAAAGATGTTTTGTCGGAATCTGTGCACAAACATATGCAGAGTGATGTACCGTTAGGCGCATTTCTCTCCGGTGGAATCGATTCAACGTTTATTGTAGCATTAGCTAAAGAATTAAACCCCAAAATTAAAACGTTTTCAGTTGGTTTTGCTAGAGATGGTTACTCAGAAATTGATGTTGCAAAGGAGACGGCAGCGAAACTTAATGTAGAAAATATCTCTAGTTTAATTACACCACAGGAATTTATTAATGCCCTCCCCAAAATTATGTGGCATATGGATGATCCATTAGCAGATCCAGCAAGTATTCCTCTTTACTTTTTAGCACAAAAGGCTAAGGAGGATGTAACCGTCGTGCTATCTGGCGAAGGAGCTGATGAGTTATTTGGGGGGTATGAAATATACAGGGAAGCAGAGTCACTAAAATATTTTAAATACCTACCTTCCGCCCTTAGTAAAAAGATCTATCAGCTGTCATGTATACTACCAGAAGGTATGAAAGGGAAAAGCTTTCTTCAGCGAGGTACTACACCGTTGCGCCACAGATATATTGGTAATGCTAAGATATTTGAGGAACACGAAAAGAGCCAGTTGTTTAGACAGTATAATTCTAATCACTCCTATAGAACATGGACAGAGCCATTGTATGAACAGGTTAAAGAAAGTCATCCTACTCAACAAATGCAGTTTATTGATATGCATACATGGCTAATAGGAGATATACTTTTAAAAGCCGACAAAATGTCAATGGCCCATGCATTAGAAGTAAGAGTTCCATTCTTAGATAAAGAAGTTTTCCAATTAGCAAGTAAAATTCCGGTAGAACAAAAGATTGCAGAAGGTACTACGAAATCAATTTTGAGAAAAGCTGCAAAGGGAATTGTACCAGAACATGTAATAAACCGGAAAAAGCTTGGTTTTCCTGTCCCTATAAGACATTGGTTAAGAGACGAACTATACGAATGGGCTAAAAATCTAATAAGGGAAAGCCAGACAGAGCATATATTTGATAAAAACGTTATTTTCTCTTTATTAGAAGATCATGCTCAAAAGAAAGGTGACTATTCCAGGAAGTTATGGACTGTTCTATCATTTATGGTATGGCATGGTGTCTATATGGAACAGAGTGAACCTAGTAGTGTACGTCTCCTTGAACACCAAATCATATAG
- a CDS encoding sodium:alanine symporter family protein produces the protein MEAIEAFVADISNFLWTYLLSFLLIITGLIYTFRLKFFQFRYFGHILKNTIGQVFKKNRHKGTITPFQAFTSALASTAGATNIVGVPVAISLGGPGALFWMWIVALIGMATRYGEIVLGMKYREKNEKGIWVGGPQYYIKKALGWNTVALLFAVFLMLEIIPSVMVQSNSITTQLQGAFNWPVEITGAIIAVIIGIIVFGGIKRIANVTDKLVPFMVLSYLILALIVIFANIAELPNILSLIFTSAFTPISAAGGFAGAGIAQALRWGIARGLYSNEAGMGTGPVAHAAAQTDHPSKQALWGVFSVFIDTIVICTVSGLLVLVTGAWKDVEAANASNMINVAFSNLYGDTFGGVFVAVFLMFFVITTIGILIFFGEKQAEYLTNLNGARAMRIVYLIAIYIGAIGGLKFVWQFLDLMLAFVVIFNVIPMIFLSKEVKKLTDDYVFRFYHGNDGKPKITLFTDE, from the coding sequence ATGGAAGCAATTGAAGCATTTGTGGCAGACATATCAAATTTTTTGTGGACATACTTATTATCATTTCTACTAATCATTACTGGATTAATTTACACCTTTCGACTTAAATTTTTCCAATTCCGTTATTTTGGACACATACTAAAAAATACAATTGGACAGGTATTTAAAAAGAACAGACATAAAGGGACAATCACCCCCTTTCAAGCATTTACTTCGGCGCTCGCCTCAACCGCAGGTGCCACAAACATTGTAGGTGTACCAGTAGCAATCTCTCTAGGCGGCCCCGGTGCCCTATTTTGGATGTGGATTGTCGCTCTTATTGGAATGGCTACACGCTATGGAGAAATCGTTTTGGGAATGAAATATAGAGAGAAAAATGAGAAAGGTATATGGGTTGGCGGCCCACAATATTATATTAAAAAGGCACTAGGTTGGAATACAGTTGCTCTATTGTTTGCTGTATTTTTAATGTTAGAAATTATACCAAGTGTTATGGTACAGTCCAATTCAATAACAACACAACTTCAAGGTGCATTTAACTGGCCAGTTGAGATAACTGGCGCTATCATCGCAGTCATTATAGGAATTATTGTATTTGGAGGAATTAAACGCATTGCCAATGTCACTGACAAGCTTGTCCCTTTTATGGTTCTAAGCTACCTAATCCTTGCTCTCATCGTTATATTTGCAAATATAGCTGAATTACCAAATATACTGAGCTTAATATTCACTAGTGCATTTACTCCAATCTCTGCTGCTGGAGGCTTTGCAGGTGCAGGTATAGCCCAAGCTCTTCGTTGGGGAATTGCGAGAGGTTTATATTCTAATGAAGCTGGTATGGGGACTGGCCCAGTTGCCCACGCAGCAGCACAAACGGATCATCCGTCTAAACAAGCATTATGGGGAGTCTTCAGTGTATTTATTGATACAATCGTAATTTGCACTGTTTCCGGCTTACTTGTACTTGTGACAGGTGCATGGAAGGATGTAGAGGCAGCTAACGCCTCCAATATGATTAATGTAGCATTTTCCAACTTGTATGGTGATACATTTGGCGGTGTATTTGTAGCTGTATTTTTAATGTTTTTCGTTATCACCACAATAGGAATACTGATTTTCTTTGGTGAAAAACAAGCAGAGTACCTTACAAATTTAAATGGTGCACGAGCAATGCGAATAGTATATTTAATAGCTATCTACATTGGAGCAATCGGCGGATTAAAATTTGTATGGCAGTTCCTTGATTTAATGTTAGCTTTTGTTGTGATATTTAACGTAATTCCAATGATATTTTTAAGTAAAGAAGTTAAAAAGCTGACAGATGACTATGTTTTCCGTTTCTATCACGGTAATGACGGTAAACCGAAGATAACACTATTCACAGATGAATAA
- a CDS encoding 3-hydroxyacyl-CoA dehydrogenase NAD-binding domain-containing protein has product MSAENLNKQQIKHITVVGTGVIGNGWITRFLANGFTVTASDPDPSAEQRTREAVAHAWPYMEKMGLAEGASKNNLFFEPDLTKAVSEADFIQENVPEREELKRKVIAEIDKHAPEATIIGSSTSGILPSTLQADCANHPERVMVAHPFNPVYLMPLVELVGGKKTSDINLNKAREFYASMKMKPLIVQQEIEGHIADRLMEAIWREALHIVNDGVATTEEVDASIVYGPGLRWALMGPFLTLHMGGGKQGMRHLLEQFGPALKLPWTKLEAPELTDELAEKVITGCENQTEGVSMEQLEERRDEFLVELQELLEKYWPAATMNGKL; this is encoded by the coding sequence ATGTCAGCAGAGAATTTGAACAAACAGCAAATAAAACATATTACAGTTGTCGGTACTGGTGTAATTGGTAACGGATGGATTACAAGGTTCTTGGCAAACGGTTTTACAGTTACAGCAAGTGACCCTGATCCAAGTGCTGAGCAACGCACACGAGAAGCTGTTGCTCATGCATGGCCATATATGGAAAAAATGGGGTTGGCTGAGGGTGCTTCCAAGAACAATTTATTTTTTGAGCCAGACTTAACGAAAGCTGTTTCTGAAGCTGATTTCATACAGGAAAATGTACCTGAACGTGAAGAATTAAAGCGAAAGGTCATTGCAGAGATTGATAAACATGCTCCAGAAGCAACGATTATTGGTTCAAGTACTTCAGGGATTTTGCCAAGTACTTTACAGGCGGATTGTGCAAACCATCCGGAACGTGTCATGGTAGCACACCCTTTTAACCCAGTATATTTGATGCCTTTAGTTGAACTTGTAGGTGGAAAAAAGACATCTGATATTAACCTTAATAAGGCAAGAGAGTTTTATGCGTCGATGAAAATGAAGCCGCTTATTGTTCAACAAGAAATTGAAGGACATATTGCAGACCGTTTGATGGAAGCAATTTGGAGAGAAGCGTTACACATTGTAAATGATGGCGTAGCTACTACAGAAGAAGTGGATGCCTCTATTGTATACGGACCTGGCTTGAGATGGGCATTAATGGGCCCATTCCTAACCTTGCATATGGGTGGTGGCAAGCAAGGAATGCGCCATCTCTTGGAACAATTTGGTCCTGCACTTAAGCTTCCGTGGACAAAATTAGAAGCACCTGAACTTACCGATGAACTCGCTGAGAAGGTTATTACCGGCTGTGAAAACCAAACAGAAGGTGTTTCTATGGAACAACTGGAAGAACGCAGAGATGAATTCTTAGTCGAATTACAAGAACTCTTGGAAAAGTACTGGCCGGCAGCTACAATGAATGGAAAGCTATAG
- a CDS encoding MBL fold metallo-hydrolase: protein MVNNPYENKVMPMTSVGNGNVRLLANDVHCYTNQVVNLCFVGSKEHWVLVDAGMPRSADEIEKEAEKLFGENSKPEAIILTHGHFDHVGSAAELLRRWDVPVYAHPLEIPYITNETSYLEPDPTVAGGLVAKLSKYFPNEPIDLSGYVHELPVDGTVPHMPGWKWYHTPGHTPGHVSLFRESDNTLIAGDAFTTVKQDEMFEVVKQEKEINGPPRYFTPDWEAAEDSVKKLASLHPLHAVTGHGIPMLGDELQQELDKLTRNFQEIAVPEHGKYVRKKED, encoded by the coding sequence ATGGTTAATAATCCATATGAAAATAAAGTGATGCCCATGACTTCTGTGGGGAATGGTAATGTTCGCCTTTTAGCTAATGATGTTCATTGTTACACGAACCAGGTCGTTAATTTATGCTTTGTTGGCAGTAAAGAGCATTGGGTGCTAGTAGATGCTGGAATGCCAAGATCAGCAGATGAAATAGAAAAAGAAGCAGAAAAACTATTCGGGGAAAACAGCAAACCTGAAGCGATTATTTTAACACATGGCCATTTTGACCACGTGGGTTCAGCTGCAGAGCTACTGAGAAGGTGGGATGTGCCAGTATATGCCCACCCACTGGAAATACCTTATATTACGAACGAAACCAGTTATTTGGAGCCCGACCCAACTGTGGCAGGGGGGTTAGTAGCCAAGTTATCGAAATACTTTCCAAATGAACCGATAGATTTAAGTGGTTATGTTCATGAGTTGCCTGTTGATGGGACAGTCCCTCATATGCCTGGTTGGAAATGGTATCATACACCAGGACATACACCAGGACATGTTTCTCTATTTCGTGAATCTGACAATACCTTGATAGCTGGAGATGCTTTTACGACGGTTAAACAAGATGAAATGTTTGAGGTGGTTAAACAAGAAAAAGAGATAAATGGACCACCAAGATATTTCACTCCCGATTGGGAAGCTGCTGAGGATTCTGTAAAGAAGTTGGCTTCGTTACATCCCCTTCATGCAGTTACAGGTCATGGCATCCCGATGTTAGGAGATGAGCTTCAGCAAGAATTAGATAAATTAACACGTAACTTTCAGGAAATAGCAGTACCGGAGCATGGCAAGTATGTGAGAAAAAAAGAAGATTAA
- a CDS encoding ParM/StbA family protein produces MTNPRIAAVDVGNDALKANFGKMENELYIPNVVAQDMEDRPVIGIEELNDKEVLDNIHIRVHSPALEENNVVYRVGNLATKTTNSTELDPGSSKSEEDQTLIMLFASLALDAVESEAFKAVKNDTIDANYILGTGLPLREVKEGKDVGYRSQLLGSVHQVEFLVTPKHQGKKVNIKFDEVKVYPEGFAAYVNLIMDNDLKVINKELINKQILIQDIGGLSTDIAVIKNRNVDDDKAQGFNLGVSESLEQIREEIRSKHGVELDSRRDVVDIITRKNDRHHIMVKGSRTNVHDITDHILLELAKKEYRFLRNVWSKNSQSEICYFVGGGSAVLKDYIKALNNKLDGFNIEFFEDESESIWMMANAYYKLITDFVNKSAKNVKKEEETTAKTK; encoded by the coding sequence ATGACAAACCCTAGAATTGCAGCAGTGGATGTTGGTAATGATGCTCTTAAAGCCAACTTTGGAAAAATGGAAAATGAATTGTACATACCAAACGTCGTCGCACAGGATATGGAGGATCGACCGGTAATAGGAATAGAAGAATTAAATGACAAAGAAGTATTGGATAATATCCATATCCGAGTTCACTCCCCTGCCCTGGAAGAGAACAATGTAGTATATCGTGTAGGTAACCTGGCAACGAAAACTACTAACTCCACTGAACTAGACCCTGGGAGTAGCAAGTCAGAGGAAGACCAAACATTAATTATGTTATTTGCTTCTTTAGCTTTGGATGCAGTAGAAAGTGAAGCTTTTAAAGCAGTGAAAAATGACACCATTGATGCAAATTATATCTTGGGTACGGGGCTGCCTCTCCGTGAAGTAAAAGAAGGTAAAGATGTCGGCTACAGATCACAATTGCTGGGGTCTGTTCATCAGGTAGAATTTTTAGTTACACCTAAACATCAAGGGAAGAAAGTAAATATTAAATTTGATGAAGTAAAAGTATACCCTGAAGGATTTGCGGCATATGTAAATCTGATTATGGATAATGATCTAAAGGTAATTAATAAAGAATTAATTAATAAACAAATTCTTATTCAGGATATCGGAGGACTATCCACAGACATCGCTGTGATTAAGAATCGCAATGTAGACGATGATAAAGCGCAAGGGTTTAATTTGGGTGTATCAGAGTCTTTAGAGCAAATTCGTGAAGAGATTCGTTCCAAACACGGAGTGGAGCTTGACAGCAGACGAGATGTGGTAGATATTATCACTAGAAAGAATGATCGCCATCACATCATGGTAAAAGGAAGTAGAACCAACGTTCACGATATAACAGATCATATCCTATTAGAGCTTGCTAAGAAGGAATATCGCTTTCTACGTAATGTATGGTCAAAAAACTCTCAATCGGAAATTTGCTACTTCGTTGGTGGCGGATCGGCTGTCTTAAAGGATTATATAAAAGCGCTAAATAACAAGTTAGATGGATTCAATATTGAGTTCTTTGAAGACGAATCTGAAAGTATATGGATGATGGCAAATGCCTATTATAAACTAATTACAGATTTTGTTAATAAATCAGCAAAAAATGTGAAAAAGGAAGAAGAAACAACTGCAAAAACAAAATAG
- a CDS encoding 3-keto-5-aminohexanoate cleavage protein — protein MNRNVILSCAVTGAGETTEKSPHVPVTPKEIADSAIKAAKAGATIAHVHVRDPETGKLSHDVKLFQEVVERIREADTDVIINVTAGGGGDWIPSETNPATGAEGTDMQTPEERHEPVGLLLPEICTLDCGSVNFGDQVYISPTDWLRKQAKLIKDSGVKPELECFDTGHIRFANQLVKEGLIEGDPMFQFCLGIPWGADADAETLAYMRTRISERATWAAFGIGRMQMPMVAESVLQGGNVRVGLEDNLYLKKGTLATNEQLVDKAVGIIQSLGADVMSPAEARSFLNLRNPNGKAE, from the coding sequence ATGAATAGAAATGTAATCTTGTCATGTGCTGTAACAGGAGCAGGAGAAACGACGGAAAAGAGCCCTCATGTCCCGGTAACACCGAAGGAAATTGCAGATTCTGCAATAAAAGCTGCTAAAGCTGGAGCTACAATCGCCCATGTGCATGTACGCGACCCTGAAACTGGAAAACTAAGTCATGACGTTAAGCTTTTTCAGGAAGTTGTAGAGCGAATTCGTGAAGCTGACACAGACGTAATTATTAATGTTACTGCAGGTGGTGGTGGAGACTGGATTCCGAGTGAAACAAATCCTGCTACAGGTGCAGAGGGAACAGACATGCAAACACCTGAGGAACGTCATGAGCCTGTTGGCTTATTATTACCTGAAATCTGCACATTAGACTGTGGAAGTGTTAACTTTGGAGATCAGGTGTATATTAGTCCTACAGATTGGCTACGTAAACAAGCAAAACTTATTAAAGACAGCGGTGTAAAGCCAGAGTTGGAATGTTTTGACACCGGTCATATTCGATTTGCCAATCAATTGGTAAAAGAAGGTCTTATCGAGGGTGATCCAATGTTTCAGTTTTGTCTAGGGATTCCATGGGGAGCAGATGCCGATGCAGAAACATTAGCCTACATGCGGACTCGTATTTCTGAAAGGGCAACATGGGCTGCTTTCGGTATTGGCCGCATGCAAATGCCTATGGTTGCTGAATCAGTTCTTCAAGGTGGTAATGTGCGAGTTGGCTTGGAGGATAACCTTTATCTGAAGAAAGGTACCTTAGCAACAAATGAACAATTGGTAGACAAAGCAGTAGGTATCATTCAGAGCTTGGGAGCCGATGTTATGTCACCAGCGGAAGCAAGAAGCTTTTTAAATCTGCGTAACCCGAATGGAAAGGCGGAATAA
- a CDS encoding BCCT family transporter, which translates to MKARLIDWPTFISALILLLAVSIPLIIFPEAGAQVVNEANKFMTGNFGILYLLLGLLAFVFLIFVAFSKNGQIKLGNREEKKEFGTFSWAAMLFAAGIGSSILYWGMIEWAYYYQGPPFGLNPESKEAISWASAYGIFHWGPIAWAIYTLPALPIAYFYYVRKKPVLKISEAVRPVLGNLVDTPLGVVIDVLFMFGLMGGAGTTLALGTPMIAEGIHDLTGIPVTLGLKAVIMLVCTVIFAISAYSGLSRGIKVLSDVNLWLAIFILAFIFVLGPTVFISETTFTSIGLILDNFFSMATWLEPFRNMGGFTETKFPESWTVFYWAWWVVYAPFVGLFVARISRGRTIKEMILGTMIYGTIGSLLFFGIMGNFGLYLQLSGAFDVIGFMNEFGAPAAIIAILHQLPMSSLIVGIFTVLAIVFLATTFDSSSYILASVVQKTVQSEPLKWNRLFWAFTLCLLPLVLMFIGDLEVLQTASIVAGFPVIFIMFLLAWSFMRASSSDIRASKDYRSPTIHINRKEILDKQKKEK; encoded by the coding sequence ATGAAAGCAAGATTAATTGATTGGCCAACATTTATAAGTGCCTTAATTTTATTACTTGCTGTTTCTATACCTCTAATTATTTTTCCAGAGGCAGGAGCACAGGTTGTTAATGAAGCAAATAAGTTTATGACGGGAAACTTTGGAATACTTTATCTGTTGTTGGGCTTATTAGCATTTGTATTCCTTATCTTTGTTGCATTTAGTAAGAATGGACAAATAAAGTTAGGTAATCGGGAAGAGAAAAAGGAATTTGGGACTTTTTCTTGGGCTGCTATGTTATTTGCCGCAGGTATTGGCTCGAGTATATTGTATTGGGGAATGATAGAATGGGCTTACTATTATCAAGGGCCTCCTTTTGGGCTGAATCCAGAATCAAAAGAAGCGATTTCTTGGGCTTCTGCTTATGGGATTTTTCATTGGGGACCTATCGCTTGGGCCATCTATACTTTACCCGCCCTACCTATCGCCTACTTCTACTATGTCAGGAAAAAACCTGTTCTAAAAATCAGTGAAGCTGTACGCCCCGTATTAGGTAATCTGGTTGATACTCCTCTCGGTGTTGTAATTGATGTTTTATTCATGTTTGGACTGATGGGTGGTGCTGGAACAACATTGGCACTTGGTACTCCGATGATTGCTGAAGGTATTCATGACCTTACTGGAATCCCCGTCACTCTTGGACTAAAAGCCGTTATTATGCTGGTATGTACCGTTATATTTGCTATCAGTGCATATTCGGGACTAAGCAGAGGAATTAAGGTTTTAAGTGATGTTAACCTGTGGCTGGCTATTTTCATTTTAGCATTTATTTTCGTTTTGGGTCCTACAGTTTTTATCAGTGAGACTACTTTTACAAGCATTGGTCTTATATTGGATAACTTCTTCAGTATGGCCACCTGGCTGGAGCCCTTCCGTAATATGGGTGGGTTTACGGAAACTAAATTCCCTGAATCTTGGACTGTATTTTACTGGGCATGGTGGGTCGTTTATGCTCCATTTGTCGGGCTATTCGTCGCACGTATTTCTAGAGGTAGAACAATAAAGGAAATGATTCTCGGGACAATGATTTACGGTACAATCGGGTCTTTACTCTTCTTTGGTATTATGGGTAACTTCGGTCTATACCTTCAACTTTCAGGGGCATTTGATGTTATTGGATTCATGAATGAGTTTGGAGCACCAGCAGCCATTATTGCTATCTTACACCAGTTACCGATGTCTTCTCTCATTGTTGGGATATTTACCGTACTTGCTATCGTATTTCTAGCGACTACTTTTGATTCCTCTTCCTATATATTAGCATCTGTTGTACAAAAAACTGTCCAATCCGAACCGTTGAAGTGGAACCGCCTTTTTTGGGCATTTACGCTATGTTTGTTACCATTGGTTCTTATGTTTATTGGTGATTTGGAAGTTTTGCAAACAGCGAGTATCGTGGCAGGATTCCCAGTTATTTTCATCATGTTCCTACTTGCATGGTCGTTCATGAGAGCCTCAAGTAGTGATATTCGAGCATCGAAAGACTACCGATCACCAACTATTCACATTAATCGAAAAGAAATTTTAGATAAACAGAAAAAAGAGAAGTAA
- a CDS encoding DUF421 domain-containing protein: MEFDWIWKAIIIVVGGTALLRIAGRKSISQMTLAQTVIMIGIGSLLIQPVAGKNIWVTLGVGGVLVLTLILMESVQIKGDFFENLISGKSKVIIENGTLNEKNLKKMRLTIDQLETNLRQKNVTNIKDVQWATLEPNGQVGYTLKPSAQPATKQDLLQLKEDLQMKLDQIALQSNNQFVQNLQQDALVNKESDNNLFAEVKHKEHTQPPPEHLQ; the protein is encoded by the coding sequence ATGGAATTTGACTGGATTTGGAAAGCAATTATTATTGTCGTCGGTGGTACCGCTTTGCTTCGCATTGCAGGGAGAAAGTCAATTTCACAAATGACCTTGGCCCAAACCGTGATTATGATTGGGATTGGCTCCTTACTAATCCAACCGGTTGCTGGTAAAAATATATGGGTAACCTTAGGTGTTGGAGGCGTTCTAGTATTGACGTTAATTTTAATGGAGTCTGTTCAGATAAAGGGTGACTTTTTTGAGAATTTAATTTCCGGAAAATCCAAGGTTATCATAGAAAATGGGACGTTGAATGAAAAAAATTTAAAGAAAATGAGATTGACGATTGATCAGCTGGAAACGAACCTGAGACAAAAAAATGTTACAAACATCAAGGATGTTCAATGGGCTACTTTGGAACCCAATGGACAAGTTGGATATACACTAAAGCCATCAGCTCAGCCAGCTACTAAACAAGATTTGCTGCAATTGAAAGAGGATTTACAGATGAAGCTTGACCAAATTGCCTTACAAAGCAACAATCAATTTGTACAGAATTTACAACAAGATGCTCTCGTGAACAAGGAGAGCGATAATAATTTATTTGCTGAAGTAAAACACAAGGAACACACACAACCCCCACCAGAACATTTACAGTAA
- the fdhD gene encoding formate dehydrogenase accessory sulfurtransferase FdhD, which translates to MNDTNQNDWEVIRFDGNLTSVEETEVAEEFPLTVMINGEEFATMVCSPSNLESLVIGFLAAEGVIRSFDEISSHSIDEEQGFAYIELTRSFSPKQQDYSKRFIGSCCGKSRQFYFQSDVKTAKTIRNNLSISANQCYQLMKELQERSEHFKRTGGVHNAALCTVDELLFMCSDIGRHNALDKLYGTILQDHTPLKDKLIVFSGRISSEVLLKISKIGVGIIISKSAPTNLALELANDLGITIAGFVRGNRMTLFTNTHRISEANKQNN; encoded by the coding sequence TTGAATGATACTAACCAAAATGACTGGGAAGTTATCCGATTTGATGGTAACCTCACTTCAGTAGAAGAGACAGAAGTAGCGGAGGAATTCCCATTAACCGTCATGATAAATGGTGAAGAATTTGCAACAATGGTATGTTCTCCATCTAATTTAGAAAGCTTGGTTATCGGGTTCCTTGCGGCAGAAGGTGTCATCCGTTCTTTCGACGAGATTTCCTCTCATTCGATAGATGAAGAACAAGGCTTTGCATATATTGAGCTTACTCGCTCGTTTTCTCCCAAACAACAAGATTATTCAAAACGATTTATTGGTTCTTGTTGCGGCAAAAGCAGACAATTTTATTTTCAAAGCGATGTAAAAACAGCCAAAACCATAAGAAATAATCTTTCAATATCAGCTAATCAATGCTATCAATTAATGAAGGAATTACAGGAACGCTCCGAGCACTTTAAGCGAACTGGCGGGGTACATAATGCAGCACTATGCACAGTAGATGAATTGCTGTTTATGTGCAGTGATATTGGCAGGCATAATGCCCTTGATAAATTATACGGGACTATTCTTCAGGATCATACCCCTTTAAAGGATAAGTTAATCGTTTTTAGTGGAAGGATATCTTCAGAAGTATTATTAAAAATTTCTAAGATTGGGGTAGGAATTATTATTTCCAAATCCGCCCCGACAAACCTGGCATTAGAATTGGCAAATGATTTGGGGATAACTATTGCAGGTTTTGTTCGCGGTAATAGGATGACTTTATTCACAAACACCCACCGCATAAGTGAAGCGAATAAACAGAACAATTAA